Proteins encoded by one window of Nitrospira sp. CR1.1:
- the flhB gene encoding flagellar biosynthesis protein FlhB has product MADSAQNRTEQATPKRKAEARAKGQIALSRDAAMAVALLGSFAALYWMTPVMMERLRNSLRHWLSQSMEESTLRALSLDHLHLILRQIGIDVFLMIGPVVAGIAVVGVGANLMQTGFLWRKDGLSVDWSRISPLGGFSRLFSVRALSELVKSWLKILAIGGVGYLTIKQDMLQFSPLTQFGMETLLPTVGWATFKAALMMSGAALVIGALDYGYQRFEWERGLRMSRDEIKEESRAAEGDPGLKAKVRSTQREMSRKRMMAAVPKADVIITNPTHLAVALKYDSKAMGAPVVVAKGAGFVAEKIREIGRQHGVMIVENKLVARTLYKLVEVGREVPEDLYRAVAEILAFVYRVRGKLPPA; this is encoded by the coding sequence ATGGCTGACAGCGCACAAAATCGCACAGAACAGGCAACACCGAAACGCAAAGCAGAAGCGAGAGCGAAAGGTCAGATCGCTCTCAGCCGCGATGCCGCCATGGCGGTCGCGTTGTTGGGGAGTTTTGCCGCGCTCTATTGGATGACTCCCGTGATGATGGAGCGACTACGCAATTCCTTGCGCCATTGGCTCAGCCAATCCATGGAGGAATCGACGCTCCGGGCGCTCAGCCTCGATCACCTGCATCTGATTCTGCGGCAAATCGGGATCGACGTGTTTCTCATGATCGGACCCGTTGTGGCGGGGATTGCCGTGGTGGGTGTGGGAGCCAACCTGATGCAAACAGGCTTCCTCTGGCGGAAGGACGGGCTGAGTGTTGATTGGTCGCGCATCAGCCCGCTGGGCGGATTCTCCCGGCTCTTTTCTGTTCGGGCCTTGAGCGAGTTGGTGAAATCCTGGCTCAAGATCCTGGCGATCGGAGGCGTCGGGTACCTCACCATCAAGCAGGACATGCTCCAATTTTCGCCGCTGACCCAATTCGGAATGGAGACCCTGTTGCCCACGGTGGGATGGGCCACCTTCAAGGCCGCGCTCATGATGAGCGGCGCGGCGCTGGTCATCGGCGCCCTGGACTACGGGTATCAGCGTTTTGAATGGGAGCGCGGCCTGCGGATGTCGCGCGACGAAATCAAGGAAGAGAGCCGCGCAGCGGAAGGAGATCCCGGGCTCAAAGCGAAGGTCCGCAGCACCCAGCGTGAGATGTCGCGCAAGCGCATGATGGCTGCCGTGCCCAAGGCGGACGTCATCATCACGAACCCGACTCATCTGGCAGTGGCATTGAAATACGATTCGAAGGCGATGGGAGCGCCGGTCGTGGTGGCCAAAGGCGCCGGCTTCGTCGCCGAAAAGATCCGGGAAATCGGTCGCCAGCACGGCGTCATGATCGTGGAGAACAAACTGGTGGCCAGGACGCTGTACAAGTTGGTCGAAGTGGGCCGGGAGGTTCCGGAAGACCTCTACCGCGCCGTCGCCGAAATTCTGGCCTTCGTGTATCGCGTGCGTGGAAAATTGCCGCCGGCATAA
- the fliR gene encoding flagellar biosynthetic protein FliR yields the protein MNAAQTLHLALPHFQSFSILLVRIAGIISVFPILNTLTIPMPVKAGLVTMLGLVLAPIIQLPSFPNDPALVIAGIGSEFLIGLTIGLAVRLLFSGFQVAGELVGTQMGFSAIQMFDPMSHQHAPIIAQFQLTLGSLVFLSLNAHLMVVHAIGMSYEFVPPFGAKLSDSIATDIIHLAQNMLGVALKMAAPVFATLLIVNTVLAILGRAVPQMNVFILSFPITIGAGLFAMSLAMPFTLSLFEKEFESLVETILSLLKGLGHG from the coding sequence ATGAACGCCGCGCAAACCCTGCACCTCGCCCTGCCACACTTTCAATCCTTCTCGATTCTGTTGGTCCGGATTGCCGGCATAATCAGCGTCTTTCCCATCCTGAACACGCTCACCATCCCGATGCCGGTGAAGGCCGGTTTAGTCACGATGCTGGGACTGGTTCTGGCGCCGATCATTCAGTTGCCCAGTTTTCCGAACGATCCCGCCCTGGTGATTGCGGGCATCGGCAGCGAATTCCTGATCGGCTTGACCATCGGTCTCGCGGTCCGTCTCTTGTTTTCCGGCTTTCAAGTGGCCGGCGAGCTGGTGGGTACGCAGATGGGGTTCAGCGCGATCCAGATGTTCGATCCGATGAGCCATCAACACGCTCCGATCATCGCGCAATTTCAGCTGACGCTCGGGTCGTTGGTGTTTCTCTCGCTCAACGCGCACCTAATGGTGGTACATGCCATCGGCATGAGTTACGAGTTTGTGCCGCCCTTCGGCGCCAAACTCTCCGACAGCATCGCCACCGACATTATCCATTTGGCGCAGAACATGCTGGGCGTCGCGCTGAAGATGGCGGCCCCGGTCTTTGCGACGCTGCTGATCGTCAATACGGTCCTCGCTATCCTCGGGCGTGCCGTGCCTCAAATGAACGTGTTTATCTTGAGCTTCCCGATCACGATCGGGGCGGGCCTGTTTGCCATGAGTCTGGCCATGCCGTTTACGCTGTCGTTGTTCGAGAAAGAATTCGAAAGCCTTGTGGAGACGATTTTGAGTCTCCTGAAGGGGTTGGGGCATGGCTGA
- the fliQ gene encoding flagellar biosynthesis protein FliQ, which translates to MTIETVTEIGRQAIETAMLVSAPVLGLSLIVGLLVSTFQAMTQINEATLTFVPKVLAVFAATLLFLPWMMGVLIAFMTHIITSIPTLIH; encoded by the coding sequence ATGACGATTGAAACGGTCACGGAAATCGGGCGCCAGGCCATCGAAACCGCCATGTTGGTCTCGGCGCCAGTCTTAGGCCTGAGCCTGATCGTCGGCTTGCTGGTCAGCACGTTTCAGGCGATGACCCAGATCAACGAAGCGACGCTGACGTTCGTGCCGAAAGTGCTGGCGGTATTTGCCGCCACATTGCTGTTTCTGCCCTGGATGATGGGCGTGCTCATTGCGTTTATGACCCATATCATCACCAGCATTCCGACGTTGATTCACTGA
- the fliP gene encoding flagellar type III secretion system pore protein FliP (The bacterial flagellar biogenesis protein FliP forms a type III secretion system (T3SS)-type pore required for flagellar assembly.) gives MSLRSRPRTVCGPSGRSTGWFVLALLMMLISASTVYAEGPSLTLDLGQSGAKQTAVVLQILALLTVLSLAPALFIMVTSFTRMVIVLSFLRQALGTQQVPPNQVLISLALFLTMFVMAPVGQAVYTDALQPLLAEQIGYEDAWNRGIQPIRGFMLKQMRDKDLELFLELSHSPKPAQVDQVPTHVIIPAFVLSELRIAFQIGFLLYIPFLIVDMVVASVLMSMGMMLLPPVMISLPFKLILFVLADGWYLVVGSMVKSFQ, from the coding sequence ATGTCTCTTCGGAGTCGACCAAGGACAGTCTGTGGCCCGAGCGGTCGCAGCACAGGATGGTTCGTGCTGGCCCTTCTCATGATGCTGATCAGCGCTTCGACCGTGTATGCGGAGGGGCCCTCGCTGACGCTGGACCTCGGCCAGAGCGGCGCCAAACAGACCGCCGTGGTTCTGCAGATTCTCGCGCTGTTGACCGTCCTGTCCCTGGCGCCGGCGTTGTTCATCATGGTGACGTCGTTCACGCGCATGGTGATCGTGCTCTCATTTCTTCGCCAGGCCCTCGGGACGCAGCAGGTGCCGCCCAATCAAGTGCTGATCAGTTTGGCCCTCTTTCTCACCATGTTTGTGATGGCTCCAGTGGGACAAGCGGTCTACACCGATGCGCTGCAGCCGCTGCTGGCCGAACAAATCGGCTATGAGGATGCTTGGAATCGGGGGATTCAACCGATTCGGGGCTTCATGTTGAAACAAATGCGGGATAAGGATCTGGAACTGTTCCTGGAACTGTCCCATTCCCCGAAACCTGCGCAAGTGGACCAGGTTCCGACGCATGTGATCATTCCCGCGTTCGTCCTCAGCGAATTGCGTATCGCGTTTCAAATCGGATTTCTCCTCTACATTCCGTTTCTCATTGTGGACATGGTTGTGGCCAGTGTCTTGATGTCCATGGGCATGATGCTGCTACCACCCGTCATGATTTCTCTGCCGTTCAAGCTGATCCTCTTTGTTCTGGCAGACGGCTGGTATCTCGTGGTCGGGTCTATGGTGAAGAGCTTTCAATAG
- the fliN gene encoding flagellar motor switch protein FliN, with protein MGNGDTTPQTDGSNAADMSPQATSFPPVDNHGAVPANKNIDFVLDIPLQVTVQIGSTRMLIRELLQLGQGSVIELNKLAGEPMEVLVNNKLVARGEVVVVNEKFGIRLTDVVSPNQRIQQLG; from the coding sequence ATGGGCAACGGCGATACAACCCCGCAGACAGATGGATCCAATGCCGCGGACATGAGCCCGCAGGCGACCTCGTTTCCCCCGGTCGATAACCATGGAGCGGTGCCGGCCAACAAAAATATCGATTTCGTCCTCGACATTCCGTTGCAGGTGACCGTGCAGATCGGCTCGACGCGCATGTTGATTCGCGAGTTGTTGCAGCTTGGACAGGGGTCCGTCATTGAACTGAATAAACTGGCCGGAGAGCCGATGGAAGTGCTGGTCAACAACAAGCTGGTCGCGCGCGGCGAGGTCGTGGTGGTCAACGAAAAGTTCGGCATCCGGTTGACCGATGTCGTGAGTCCCAATCAGCGCATTCAGCAACTCGGGTAA
- the fliM gene encoding flagellar motor switch protein FliM, with product MDKILSQEEIDALMGGVMSGEVETAPKEEEEPGGIKTYSLTNQERIIRGRMPTMEMINDRFTRQQSVSWTSVLREKIEFSVLGTQIIKFGDFIQKVPVPSSFNLFAMEPLRGNGLYIMDAMLVYLIVDFFFGGKVQTHVKPEGREFTTIQLRLIKKLVQQALIDLEKAWHAVMPVKLGYLRSESNPQFAMVVTTSEIVVVVTLQVHLGDITREMFIAYPYSMLEPIKEKLYSGLFADNVEQDSSWGSRFKDSLQECDVAVTVQLGTAKINVQDLMNFNPGDVLMLDQHPGDPMLCLVEGDPKFHGQPGVFKGNHACRVTRVLS from the coding sequence ATGGACAAGATACTTTCCCAGGAAGAAATCGATGCCTTGATGGGCGGCGTCATGTCCGGCGAGGTCGAAACGGCGCCGAAGGAAGAGGAAGAACCCGGCGGCATCAAAACCTACAGTCTGACGAACCAGGAGCGGATCATTCGCGGGCGCATGCCCACGATGGAAATGATCAATGACCGCTTCACGCGCCAGCAATCCGTATCCTGGACGAGTGTCTTGCGCGAGAAGATCGAATTCAGCGTCCTCGGCACCCAAATCATCAAGTTCGGTGATTTCATCCAAAAAGTTCCGGTGCCCTCTTCGTTCAACCTGTTCGCCATGGAGCCGTTGCGCGGCAACGGGCTCTACATCATGGACGCCATGTTGGTGTACCTGATCGTGGATTTTTTCTTCGGGGGAAAAGTCCAGACTCACGTCAAGCCGGAAGGCCGAGAGTTCACGACCATTCAACTCCGGCTGATCAAGAAACTCGTTCAACAAGCATTGATCGATCTCGAGAAAGCCTGGCACGCCGTCATGCCGGTCAAGCTCGGGTATCTGCGTTCGGAGAGCAACCCGCAATTTGCCATGGTGGTCACCACGTCGGAAATTGTCGTGGTGGTCACGTTGCAGGTGCATCTCGGCGACATTACCCGTGAAATGTTTATCGCGTATCCCTATTCCATGCTGGAGCCGATTAAAGAAAAGCTCTACTCGGGCTTATTTGCCGATAACGTCGAGCAAGACAGCAGCTGGGGAAGTCGGTTTAAGGATTCGCTACAGGAATGTGATGTGGCTGTAACCGTTCAACTCGGAACCGCCAAAATTAATGTGCAGGACCTCATGAACTTTAATCCCGGCGATGTGTTGATGTTGGATCAACATCCCGGTGATCCGATGCTGTGTCTGGTAGAAGGCGATCCGAAATTCCACGGGCAGCCCGGGGTGTTCAAAGGCAATCATGCCTGCCGCGTTACCAGGGTCTTGAGTTAG
- a CDS encoding flagellar basal body protein FliL gives MSDAAEEKAPAAPAGIPMKMVIIIVAGVLVLALGGAFAMMKMMGGSSAEKAQAEGGGEKASGHGAAEEKSGGEHGAVADASAIADLDPFIVNLADSPEIRYLKVTMKVETDNAGTVEQIKARTPQIRDAILVLLTSLDSATARSPQGKHKLRDDITERINGLLPKKSVKSTYFTEFVIQ, from the coding sequence ATGTCAGACGCAGCTGAAGAAAAGGCGCCCGCAGCACCGGCTGGGATTCCCATGAAGATGGTCATCATTATCGTCGCGGGAGTATTGGTCCTCGCGTTGGGTGGCGCCTTTGCGATGATGAAAATGATGGGCGGATCCTCCGCCGAGAAAGCGCAGGCCGAGGGTGGAGGAGAAAAGGCTTCCGGGCATGGCGCAGCTGAAGAGAAATCAGGAGGGGAGCATGGCGCCGTTGCCGATGCCAGCGCCATCGCCGATCTGGATCCCTTCATCGTCAACCTCGCGGATTCGCCTGAAATTCGGTACCTCAAAGTGACCATGAAGGTGGAAACGGACAATGCCGGAACGGTTGAGCAGATCAAGGCGCGCACACCGCAAATTCGCGATGCCATTCTCGTGCTCTTGACCAGTCTGGATTCGGCCACCGCCCGCTCGCCGCAGGGGAAACACAAGTTGCGCGACGACATCACCGAACGCATCAACGGACTGCTGCCGAAAAAATCCGTCAAATCGACGTACTTCACGGAATTCGTGATTCAGTAG
- a CDS encoding flagellar hook-basal body complex protein — MGILTSMFTAVTGLSSYGNAMGVIGNNIANVGTAGFKSSRATFSDLISSSMAGGAGSDQIGLGVYLNDVQTNFSQGSMTTTGNTFDLAIDGNGFYLVRNASGSSFYTRAGQFKVDSLGRVVDASGALLQGYQADTIGNITSTVGGITLTSSAVPPQTTSTATILGNLNANATVPTTAFSVTDTTSYNFSTGMTFYDSLGNSHQMQLYFRKTAANAWGVYSQIDGGAAAAQTNMTFNASGAVTAGGTQTITATLTNGATTPQTVTVNLASLTQFGAASGVQSQTQNGYSSGTLDRISVDKEGKVMAQFTNGQTRALAQVVLSRFTNPDGLANVGDNHFLETVESGAALAGAPTINGLGRVLSGTVEQSNVDLGKEFVDMIITQRAFQANSRAITTSDEMLQELVNLKR; from the coding sequence ATGGGCATTTTGACTTCGATGTTCACCGCGGTGACCGGATTGAGTTCGTACGGGAACGCCATGGGTGTCATCGGCAATAATATCGCCAACGTTGGAACGGCAGGATTCAAATCAAGCCGGGCCACGTTTTCGGATTTGATTTCGTCCAGCATGGCGGGTGGCGCCGGCAGCGATCAGATCGGACTCGGGGTGTACCTCAACGATGTGCAAACCAATTTTTCCCAAGGCTCAATGACCACCACCGGGAATACCTTCGATCTGGCGATCGACGGCAATGGATTCTATCTGGTGCGCAATGCCTCTGGATCGAGTTTTTACACGCGGGCCGGACAATTCAAGGTGGATAGCCTGGGGCGGGTCGTCGATGCCAGCGGCGCTCTTCTGCAAGGGTACCAGGCTGACACCATCGGCAATATCACGAGCACGGTCGGGGGCATCACGTTGACCTCAAGCGCCGTCCCGCCGCAGACGACGTCAACCGCGACCATTCTTGGAAATCTCAACGCCAATGCCACGGTACCGACGACGGCGTTCAGCGTGACCGATACCACGTCATACAACTTCTCTACCGGGATGACGTTTTATGATTCGTTGGGCAACTCACACCAGATGCAGTTGTATTTCCGGAAAACGGCCGCGAATGCCTGGGGCGTCTATTCCCAGATCGATGGCGGCGCGGCGGCGGCACAAACCAATATGACGTTTAATGCGAGCGGCGCCGTGACTGCGGGTGGCACGCAGACCATCACCGCCACGCTGACGAACGGCGCCACGACGCCACAAACCGTGACGGTCAACCTGGCCTCGTTAACTCAGTTCGGGGCGGCATCCGGCGTGCAGAGCCAGACACAAAACGGTTATTCATCCGGCACGCTCGATCGCATCAGCGTCGACAAGGAAGGAAAAGTGATGGCGCAGTTTACGAATGGACAAACCCGGGCTCTGGCGCAAGTGGTGTTGAGCCGCTTCACCAATCCCGATGGATTGGCCAATGTCGGCGACAACCATTTCCTGGAGACGGTCGAATCCGGCGCGGCCCTGGCCGGGGCGCCAACGATCAATGGTTTGGGCAGGGTTCTGTCGGGAACCGTGGAACAGTCCAATGTAGATCTCGGCAAAGAGTTTGTGGACATGATCATTACCCAGCGCGCCTTCCAGGCCAATTCACGGGCCATCACGACCAGCGACGAAATGTTGCAGGAGCTCGTGAATCTCAAGCGATAA
- a CDS encoding FliI/YscN family ATPase, producing the protein MKLSERLEHVEPLAVTGRVAQAVGIVIEASGPFTSVGEVCEITREGGHGAVMAEVVGFREDRVLLMPLGEMQGIGPGSRVVMKGHVASVPVGPQMLGRIFDGLGHPLDGLPPIRSDVRVPLYAAPLNPLHRARITQPVDLGIRAINALLTCGQGQKIGVFAGSGVGKSVLLGMISRYTQADVRVIALVGERGREVKEFLERDLTPEARARSIVVVATSDQPPLVRIRGALVATAIAEYFRDCGKHVLLMMDSLSRLAYSQREVGLAIGEPPTTKGYTPSVFAVLPKLLERVGPAQSGGSITGLYTVLVDGDDLNDPVADAVRSILDGHIVLSRELAARNHFPAIDILQSTSRVMRDIVTPAHYAAARLVLERTALYRRSEDLITLGAYKPGTSKDLDKAVSAHDGITSFLRQETKQAVGLPQSIDTLLALAGTIQ; encoded by the coding sequence GTGAAGCTTAGCGAACGATTGGAACATGTCGAGCCCCTGGCGGTCACGGGCAGGGTGGCTCAGGCCGTCGGCATCGTCATTGAAGCCTCGGGACCGTTCACCTCGGTCGGGGAAGTCTGTGAGATCACCCGTGAAGGAGGTCACGGAGCCGTCATGGCGGAAGTCGTGGGGTTTCGGGAAGATCGCGTATTGCTGATGCCATTAGGTGAAATGCAGGGCATCGGGCCCGGCAGTCGCGTGGTAATGAAGGGACATGTCGCGTCCGTACCCGTCGGCCCGCAGATGTTGGGGCGTATCTTTGACGGGCTCGGACATCCGTTGGACGGGCTGCCGCCCATCCGTAGCGACGTGCGGGTTCCCTTGTACGCGGCGCCACTCAATCCTCTGCATCGGGCGCGAATCACCCAGCCAGTCGATCTTGGTATTCGGGCCATCAATGCATTATTGACGTGCGGCCAGGGGCAAAAAATCGGCGTGTTCGCCGGCTCCGGCGTGGGGAAAAGCGTGCTCCTGGGTATGATCAGCCGCTATACGCAGGCGGATGTACGAGTGATTGCCCTGGTCGGCGAGCGGGGGCGCGAAGTCAAAGAGTTTCTCGAGCGCGACCTCACGCCTGAAGCGCGGGCCCGTTCCATTGTCGTTGTGGCGACCTCCGACCAACCTCCGCTGGTTCGAATCCGGGGCGCGCTCGTCGCGACCGCCATTGCGGAATATTTTCGTGATTGCGGCAAACACGTCCTGCTCATGATGGACTCGCTCTCACGCTTGGCCTACAGTCAGCGGGAAGTCGGATTGGCCATCGGGGAACCTCCGACGACGAAAGGCTACACCCCGTCGGTGTTTGCCGTCCTGCCGAAGTTACTCGAGCGGGTTGGGCCGGCGCAAAGCGGTGGCAGCATCACCGGCTTGTACACGGTACTGGTCGACGGTGACGACCTCAATGATCCGGTAGCGGATGCCGTGCGCTCTATTCTTGACGGTCATATCGTGCTGTCGCGTGAACTCGCCGCGCGCAATCATTTTCCCGCCATCGATATTCTTCAGAGCACTAGCCGGGTGATGCGGGACATTGTGACGCCTGCGCACTATGCGGCCGCGCGCCTGGTGCTTGAACGCACCGCGCTCTATCGACGCTCGGAGGATCTGATCACCCTGGGCGCGTACAAACCCGGTACGAGCAAAGATCTCGATAAAGCCGTTTCCGCCCATGACGGTATCACGTCGTTTCTCCGGCAGGAAACCAAGCAAGCGGTCGGATTGCCGCAGTCAATCGACACGCTCCTGGCGCTGGCCGGGACGATTCAATGA
- a CDS encoding response regulator: MGNAAAGTGVSMAASVESEKELARRAVLIVDDEPSICLLLAEMLESTGHPVLTAGSVQEALSHLRTRSVAVVIVDVQLGGADGITFLQQALDIDNRLLGIVMTGHGNIELAVRAMKAGAADFLTKPFQVELVRLAVSRLLELYRLRQENTVLTRTLIRSGNIQLRPVPLADFSRGNRPFGTEDLTEFERGVAEGEKRSTERVAVARQREQNLVASLMTRLEETWQSLHETVEEEIASLSFMIAHKVVREAVTDKRDMIAAQVRSALAHLHESGLVRVRVHPSDLAALELARTALSQTPHGLLTLKFETDPAISPGGCLVQAQSLLIDATLDSQLLRLGEALRKRDTGEA, from the coding sequence ATGGGGAACGCTGCCGCGGGCACGGGCGTTTCGATGGCGGCTTCCGTCGAGTCGGAGAAGGAGCTGGCGCGGCGGGCCGTCCTGATCGTCGACGACGAGCCGTCCATCTGCTTGTTGTTGGCCGAGATGCTCGAGTCTACGGGACATCCTGTTCTCACCGCCGGGTCTGTTCAGGAAGCGCTGAGTCATCTCCGGACCCGTTCCGTTGCCGTCGTGATCGTGGATGTCCAGCTCGGCGGCGCCGATGGCATCACGTTTCTGCAGCAGGCGTTGGACATCGATAATCGCCTGCTTGGGATCGTGATGACCGGCCACGGCAATATTGAACTGGCCGTTCGGGCCATGAAAGCGGGGGCGGCGGATTTTCTTACCAAACCGTTTCAGGTCGAGTTGGTCCGGCTGGCGGTGTCGAGACTGCTGGAACTCTACCGGTTGCGACAGGAAAATACCGTCCTCACCCGAACCTTGATTCGATCCGGCAACATTCAATTGCGCCCCGTACCCCTCGCGGATTTCAGCCGGGGCAATCGGCCTTTTGGAACCGAGGATCTCACCGAGTTTGAGCGGGGAGTGGCGGAAGGGGAAAAACGTTCAACTGAAAGAGTGGCGGTGGCTCGGCAGCGGGAACAGAACCTGGTGGCGTCGCTGATGACGCGCTTGGAAGAAACCTGGCAGAGCCTGCATGAGACGGTTGAAGAGGAAATCGCGTCGCTGTCTTTCATGATTGCACACAAGGTCGTGCGGGAAGCCGTTACGGACAAACGCGACATGATCGCGGCACAAGTCCGAAGCGCGCTCGCCCATTTGCATGAAAGTGGTCTCGTCCGCGTCCGTGTGCATCCGTCGGATCTTGCCGCGCTCGAATTGGCGCGTACTGCACTGAGCCAGACGCCGCACGGGCTCCTGACCTTGAAGTTTGAGACCGACCCCGCCATCAGCCCCGGCGGATGCCTTGTCCAGGCGCAGAGCCTGTTGATCGATGCGACGCTGGATTCCCAATTGTTGCGGCTGGGCGAAGCCTTGAGAAAGCGGGATACCGGTGAAGCTTAG
- the fliG gene encoding flagellar motor switch protein FliG gives MAINKELTGAQKAAILLRAIGEEAAAAVMKTLDPKDIRKLGAFMKETANITKQEEDSVIAEFEQASSSGEVQFEGREFMEAILKKALGPEKAARMMESLNTKTYPGIDALKWVDARTIAQILKIEHPQTIAVCLGQMEAEQGSAVLALLPVHLHADVSLRLATMQEVQPEVLAELSDSLQEILSASMGMSSMSVGGAELMAEILTRVDKNTEGAIMAKITERDQALAESIRALMFVFDDLVDLDSRGMQELMKEISKEDLPIALRGATPEIKEKFLKNMSSRAAEMLKEDMETRGPVKVSDVEKAQQNILKVCRKLEEEGRIVIGGGGGEELL, from the coding sequence ATGGCCATCAATAAAGAGCTCACCGGCGCGCAAAAAGCCGCCATCCTGCTGCGGGCGATCGGGGAAGAGGCCGCAGCGGCGGTCATGAAAACGCTCGACCCGAAAGATATTCGCAAGCTCGGGGCCTTTATGAAAGAAACCGCGAATATCACCAAGCAGGAAGAGGACAGCGTGATCGCGGAATTTGAGCAGGCGAGTTCATCCGGCGAGGTCCAATTCGAAGGCCGCGAATTCATGGAAGCCATCCTGAAAAAGGCGCTGGGCCCTGAAAAAGCAGCGCGCATGATGGAATCCCTGAACACCAAAACCTATCCGGGCATTGACGCCTTGAAATGGGTCGATGCTCGTACGATCGCGCAGATCCTCAAAATCGAACATCCCCAGACCATTGCCGTGTGCCTGGGACAAATGGAAGCCGAACAGGGCAGCGCCGTCCTGGCCCTCTTGCCGGTGCATTTGCACGCGGACGTTTCGCTGCGGCTGGCGACGATGCAAGAGGTACAGCCTGAGGTGCTGGCGGAGCTGAGCGACAGCTTGCAGGAAATTTTGTCGGCTTCGATGGGGATGTCGAGCATGTCCGTGGGCGGGGCCGAGCTGATGGCCGAGATTCTGACCCGCGTCGATAAGAATACCGAAGGCGCCATCATGGCGAAGATCACCGAGCGTGACCAGGCTCTGGCAGAAAGTATCCGCGCCTTGATGTTTGTCTTTGATGACCTGGTGGATCTGGATTCTCGCGGGATGCAAGAGCTCATGAAGGAAATCAGCAAGGAAGACCTGCCGATCGCGTTGCGGGGCGCGACGCCGGAAATCAAAGAGAAGTTCCTGAAGAATATGTCCAGCCGGGCGGCAGAAATGCTCAAGGAGGACATGGAGACGCGCGGACCGGTCAAGGTGTCGGATGTTGAAAAAGCTCAACAGAATATCCTCAAGGTCTGCCGTAAGCTCGAGGAGGAAGGTCGCATCGTGATCGGAGGCGGCGGAGGCGAGGAGTTATTGTAA